One window of the Strix uralensis isolate ZFMK-TIS-50842 chromosome 3, bStrUra1, whole genome shotgun sequence genome contains the following:
- the KBTBD11 gene encoding kelch repeat and BTB domain-containing protein 11, protein MEGSGAAGEEESGAGQAAPPPPPPPTPAAPCGFSSSLCFSAAAAEPQPPAAGGRVVESQWEINNAACQPGEEEEEAVGTRDRPAEEPDLVIEVSGRRIRAHKSVLAAKSDYFRARASRDVLRVKGVSYGALRLLIDYVYTARMGEVRHDNLAEVVSGARVLQMPCALHCAAEAMRAQLRLDNCYQLLCLAKKQRLAELREAAYRFMSDHYLEVLREPSVYGRLSGTERDLILQRRMEAGRPCLLVAEVSDAFERPGGGSRPQSRESSRPQSPSSVVSLEESGSLVHCYQEGSGEWRVLTRLPEEANAKGCAMCVLHNYLFLAGGIAAGPAGSEPRARLSDKVFCYNPLTDTWSQVRPLAQPRSQLKLLALDGYLYAVGGECLFTVERYDPRADRWSPVAPLPKGAFAVAHEATTCNGEIYVSGGSLFYRLLKYDPKRDEWQECPYNSSRRRSADMVAFKSFIYRFDVSSGRGGEQGPGGGTGGGVEVFRYNTVAKRWSQCASLRPSGGPVQPFRCAPLGNTIYCVNRTGTLRFSLAQDGEVEADGGLKGTFDGELLKAPLDAKGVLLPFVLTLPERLDKAGDQEGSLPL, encoded by the coding sequence ATGGAGggcagcggcgcggcgggggaggaggagagcggggccgggcaggccgccccgccgccgccgccgccacccacCCCGGCCGCCCCCTGCGGCTTCAGCTCCTCCCTCTGCttcagcgccgccgccgccgagccgcaGCCGCCCGCTGCCGGCGGCCGGGTGGTGGAGAGCCAGTGGGAGATCAACAACGCCGCCTGCCAGccgggggaggaggaagaggaggcggtGGGGACACGGGACCGGCCGGCGGAGGAGCCCGACCTGGTGATCGAAGTGTCGGGGCGTCGCATCCGGGCGCACAAGTCGGTGCTGGCGGCCAAGAGCGACTACTTTCGCGCCCGCGCCTCACGGGACGTCCTGCGGGTGAAGGGGGTGAGCTACGGGGCGCTGCGGCTCCTCATCGACTACGTCTACACGGCCCGCATGGGCGAGGTGCGGCACGACAACCTGGCCGAGGTGGTGAGCGGCGCCCGCGTCCTCCAGATGCCTTGTGCCTTGCACTGTGCCGCCGAGGCCATGCGCGCCCAGCTCCGCCTCGACAACTGCTACCAGCTCCTCTGCCTGGCCAAGAAGCAGCGGCTGGCGGAGCTGCGGGAGGCCGCCTACCGCTTCATGAGCGACCACTACCTGGAGGTGCTGCGGGAGCCCAGCGTCTACGGCCGCCTCAGTGGCACTGAGCGGGACCTCATCCTGCAGCGGCGCATGGAGGCCGGCCGGCCCTGCTTGCTGGTGGCCGAGGTCAGCGATGCCTTCGAGCGGCCGGGTGGCGGCAGCCGGCCACAGAGCCGCGAGAGCAGCCGGCCGCAGAGCCCCTCCTCCGTGGTGTCGCTGGAGGAGAGCGGCTCCCTCGTCCACTGCTACCAGGAGGGCAGTGGTGAGTGGAGGGTGCTGACACGCCTGCCCGAGGAGGCCAATGCCAAGGGCTGTGCCATGTGCGTCCTCCACAACTACCTCTTCCTAGCAGGGGGCatcgcggcggggccggcgggcagcGAGCCCCGGGCCCGCCTTTCTGACAAGGTCTTCTGCTACAACCCCCTCACCGACACCTGGAGCCAGGTGCGACCGCTGGCTCAGCCCCGCTCACAGCTCAAGCTGCTGGCCCTGGATGGTTACCTCTACGCCGTGGGGGGCGAGTGCCTCTTCACTGTGGAGAGGTATGACCCGCGGGCCGACCGCTGGAGCCCTGTGGCACCCCTGCCCAAGGGTGCCTTTGCCGTGGCTCATGAGGCCACCACCTGCAATGGGGAGATCTATGTGTCGGGAGGCTCCCTCTTCTACCGACTGCTCAAGTACGACCCCAAGCGTGACGAGTGGCAGGAGTGCCCTTACAACAGCAGCCGCCGGCGCTCTGCTGACATGGTGGCCTTCAAGAGCTTCATCTACCGCTTCGACGTGAGCAGTGGCCGCGGTGGGGAGCAGGGCCCAGGTGGCGGGACTGGTGGTGGAGTCGAAGTTTTCCGGTACAACACGGTGGCCAAGCGCTGGAGCCAGTGCGCCAGCCTGCGACCCAGCGGTGGCCCCGTCCAGCCCTTCCGCTGCGCTCCCTTGGGCAACACCATCTACTGTGTCAACCGGACCGGCACCCTCCGCTTCAGCCTAGCCCAGGACGGCGAGGTGGAAGCGGATGGCGGGCTCAAGGGCACCTTCGATGGAGAGCTTCTTAAAGCTCCCTTGGATGCCAAGGGTGTCCTCCTACCCTTCGTGCTCACCCTGCCCGAGAGGCTGGACAAAGCAGGGGACCAGGAGGGCTCCCTCCCACTGTGA